The Methylomarinum sp. Ch1-1 genome contains the following window.
ACCGACGAAGTTGAATTGATGCATGAAGGCCAGGTTCTGATCAGCTTCATCTGGCCAGCCCAAAACGAAGCGTTGATGCAAAAACTGGCCGACAAAAAGGTGACGGTGTTGGCGATGGACAGCGTACCGCGCATGTCCAGGGCGCAAAAGATGGACGCGCTCAGCTCGATGGCCAACATCGCCGGTTATCGCGCCGTCGTCGAGGCTTCCCAGCATTTCGGCCGTTTCTTTACCGGTCAGATCACCGCAGCCGGCAAGATTCCGCCGGCCAAGGTTTTGGTCATCGGCGCCGGCGTCGCCGGACTCGCCGCCATCGGCGCGGCCAAGAGCATGGGTGCGATTGTCAGAGCCTTCGACACCCGCCCCGAAGTGAAAGAACAAATCGAAAGCATGGATGCCGAATTCCTGATGCTCGATTTCGAGGAAGAAGGCGCCGGAACCGGCGGTTACGCCAAGACCATGTCCAAAGAATTCATCGAAGCGGAAATGGCCTTATTCGCCCGACAAGCGATGGATGTCGACATCATCATCACGACCGCGCTGATTCCGGGCAAACCGGCGCCTAAACTGGTCACCGCAGGAATGGTGGAATCGATGAAAAACGGCAGCGTCATCGTCGACCTGGCCGCCGAACAAGGCGGAAACTGCGCGCTGACCGAAAAAGACAAGGTGGCGGTCAAACACGGCGTCACCATTATAGGCTACACCAACCTTCCCAGCCGTCTGGCCAACCAGTCCAGCCAACTCTACGCAACCAATCTGCGCCATTTACTGGCCGAGCTATGCCCGCAAAAAGACGGCAATCTGCAAATCGATATGGAGGACGAAGTGATACGCGGCGCAACCGTCATTCATGACGGCAACATCACCTGGCCGCCGCCACCGCCGAAAATATCAGCGGCTCCGGCGCCGCAAACCGAAGCGCCGGCCGTTAAGAGCGAAGAAGCAGAACCAACTGCCGGTCCGCTTGCCGCGATCAAACCGTTTTTACCGTTGTTGATAGGCGCTTTAGCGTTATTCGGGATCGGCTCGGTGGCGCCGCCTTCGTTCATGTCGCATTTCACCGTCTTCGTGCTGGCCTGCTTCATCGGCTATCAAGTCATCTGGAACGTCACGCCATCGCTGCATACCCCACTGATGAGCGTCACCAACGCCATCAGCGGCATCATCGTGATCGGCGCCTTGGTGCAGATTTCGGCGCCGGGCGCGATGATCGCCATCCTTTCGGGACTGGCCATCCTGATCGCCTCGATCAACATTGCCGGCGGCTTTTTGGTCACCCGCCGCATGCTTGAAATGTTCAGAAAATAGGAGATTAAGCATATGTCACAAGGTCTAGTTGCAATGTCGTATATCGCGGCATCCATACTGTTCATTTTAAGCCTGGGCGGCCTGAGCCATCAGGAAACGGCCCGGCGCGGCAATTATTACGGCATGATCGGCATGGCCATCGCCATCATCGCCACCGTCCTCAGCGACGCTGTCACGGCCTATACGGTGCTGATTGTCGCCTTGCTGATCGGCGGCTTCATCGGCGTCAAGGCTGCGTTGAAGGTGGAAATGACGCAGATGCCGGAACTGGTTGCATTGATGCACAGTTTGGTCGGCATGGCCGCCGTGCTGGTCGGTTACGCCAATTTCATGGAAAGCTCGTCCGTCCTTAGCGGCGTTGAAAAAACCATCCATGAAGTGGAAATCTATGTCGGCATCCTGATCGGCGCGGTCACCTTTTCCGGCTCGGTGATCGCATTCGGCAAGTTATGCGGCAAAATCAGCGGCAAACCTGTGCTGCTACCGGCGCGCCACTGGCTGAACTTGGGCCTGCTGCTGGTCGCCATTTGGCTGGGCGACTGGTTTCTGCAAGCCGCGGAAACGGGAGGCGGCGCCTTGCCGCTGATTCTGATGACGGTGATCGCCCTGGCCTTCGGCGTACACATGGTCATGGCCATCGGCGGCGCCGACATGCCGGTCGTGGTATCGATGCTGAACAGCTATTCCGGTTGGGCCGCGGCGGCGACCGGCTTCATGCTCAGCAATGACCTGCTGATCGTGACCGGCGCCCTGGTCGGCAGTAGCGGCGCCATCCTCAGCTACATCATGTGTCGTGCGATGAACCGCAATTTCATCAGCGTCATCGCCGGCGGTTTCGGCAATGCCGGCGGCGAAGCGGCCGAGGTGGAAGGCGAAGTCCAACCGATTGATGTCGATGAAACCGTGCAAATGCTGCGCGACGCCAGAAACATCATCATCATTCCCGGCTACGGCATGGCGGTCGCCCAAGCTCAGCACACCGTCAACGAAATCACCAAACTGCTGAAAAAACAGGGTAAAAATGTCCGCTTCGGCATCCATCCTGTGGCCGGGCGCATGCCCGGCCACATGAATGTGCTGCTGGCCGAAGCCAAGGTGCCGTATGACATCGTCTATGAAATGGATGAAATCAATGACGATTTTCCCGAGACCGACGTGTCCATCGTCATCGGCGCCAACGACATCGTCAATCCATCGGCGGCGGAGGACCCCAACAGTCCGATTGCCGGCATGCCGGTGTTGGAATGCTGGAAAGGCCACGCCACCATCGTGCTGAAACGGAGCATGGCCTCGGGCTATGCCGGCGTCGGCAATCCGCTGTTCGTCCATGAAAACACCCGCATGCTGTTCGGCGACGCCAATGACAGCCTGCAGGCCGTTTTGAAAGGCTTACAAAGCTGATCGCTACCGGGAGCGACATTCGGTTAACGTCGCTCCCGCGCACTTAATATCGGTCGCGATTGACTCACTGATCATTCAGACGGGCATTCAATAACCCGGCTTGCAAGTCTTCCCAATCCTCACGATTTCGACTGATGACCTCGATTCGACTGTCCTCGGCATGCTCCAACATCGACTGAGTCAGTACCCCATCGACGCTGTTAAAGACATAACAGCCCCGGTCGGTTCGCATAATAGCCTTAACGCGTTCCGCATCGATCACCGACAACAGCGCATGAAGCGTCACATAATCAAATACGACCTGCCGGCCAAATAACCAGCCGCTGCTGTAAAATCCGCCGCCATGATTATCGATGCGGCGATAATCGTTTTCCGCTAACGACAAGGGTTGATCGAGCAAAGACGGCGCATGCTGGTGTACTGGCTCATCAATGTTGTCGGCATGGCGCGGCAGCAGCAACCAGTCATAACGCAGCTGTCCCTGGATCACAGTCTCGACCGGTAAATGGCCTAAATTCAAGTCCTGCAGATAATCAAGTAGGCGGCGTTCATCGTCATCTCGATATAAGTCCCGTTTGTTGGCGATGATCCGGTCGGCCACCCGCAGCTGCTGCCTAAAGATGTCATGTTCGGCATAACGCGGATCTATGACTTTGCGGGCATCAACCAATGTCAGCGTGGCTTTCAAGTCGATGACCTCGGTGTATGGCGGCGATGTCAGCATCGCGATCACTTCGCGAGGATGACCTAGGCCGGTCGGCTCAATCAGCAATCGGTCGGGACGACTGGCCTTGATCAACTGATTCAGGGCCACTTGGAACGGAACGCCAGCAGTGCAGCACAAACAGCCGCCCGGAAGTTCACGAATGAAGATACCCTGATTTTCGCCATTGTCGCCATGCAGCCGGCTGCCGTCTATGCCGATCTCGCCGAATTCATTGACCAGCACCGCCCAGGTTTGATCAGCCGGCTTACTATCCAACAGCGCTTGTATCGCGGTGGTTTTGCCGACACCGAGAAAGCCGGTGATGAGATTGGCCGCAATCGCTGTATCAATTATCTTGTTCATCATCTAGTTGATGCCGACATTGTTCGCACAGACCATGCAACTCGAGCTGTTGACTGGATAGCGTAAATCCGGTGTTTTCGATACTGGCCTTAAGCTCATTGAGCAACTGCTTACGCAGGCCAACTTCCTTAACCGTATGGCAACGATCGCAAATCAGGAATTGCGGGACCTGATGTTCATGCTCGCAGGTAATATGAGAACAGGCGACATATTGATTTGTGGTCTCCAGTTTATGAGCCAGACCGGCCTGTAACAAAAAATCCAACATCCGATAGGCAGACATTGCCGATAAGGACTCTCCGATGGCCACCCTGTAACGATCGGCGATATCGTAAGCCGACAAGGGTTCGGCTTCCTGCAACAGTATTTTCAACACGTTGCAGCGCTTGTCGGTCAGACGCATGCCGCTGCGACTGCACTCGCTCTGGGCTATATCTAAGGCCTGATTAATATTGTTAGGCATAAGCATTACTCTCCGGCCCATTAAAATTCGATGCGCACACCCATTTCCGCGCCCCGACCGGCTTCGGGCGCCACATTACGCAGATAAGACACGGCGTTACGGATGTCGTCATCCAGCAAGTTGTTAGCCTTGACGAACAACAACATGTCCGCATGCTCGGTCACCGACAAACGATAATTGGCGCCGGCATTCAGCGACCAGTAACCGTCCGTTTCGGCTTCATTCAGCCCAGGATTGTCCTGCCGTTCCGCCCGGGTCATGCGTATGTTAGCGGTCCAGTCGCTATTTTTCCAGGCCAATTCCATGCCGTAACGCAATGGCGGCATGCGGGGAATGTCACTGCCGTCGCTGAAGCGTCCACGCACATAGTCGCCAAAAAACTGGCTGTCCAGCTGGCCGTAATCGCTGCGCCACAACGGAATCGTCACTTGGGCCTCGAAGCCTTGAAATTCGGCATCCTTCTGTTGCGACTGAAAAACCGGCAAACAATCACCGCCGCACACGGCGCTTATGGTCTCGGCATCATGATCGAAAAACAAGCCGTTGTTGATTTGGGTAATATAATCCTGCACCCAATTTTGATACAGATTGAAATCGGCCTGCAGCCATTCACGATCGATATGTATGCCCAATTCCAGGTTATGCGAAGTTTCTTCGATTAAACCGGCGTCGCCTATTTCATAACTGGCAGTCGCCAAATGCGGGCCGTTGGAAAACAGCTCCTGGATATCCGGGGCCCGCTGCGAACGGGAAAACGTCAGCTTGATCGAATCCTGATCGGTCACGCTCCAGATCGCCGAGGTGGAAAAACTGACCGGGGTATGCGAGCTCTCGGCTCTATCGACCGGATCGATCCATTGTTGTTCCACCCTCATACCCATTTCGTAGGTCACATGCTCGGTATGTATATCCTGCACGGTAAAAATACCGAATGAATCGATATCCGATTTCGGCACGACGGCTTCATCCCCCAACGCCGAAAATTCGCTGTTTTTGCTCTGCACACCGAATACGCCGTGATCAAAGAAGGCCCAGGGTTTCTGTACCAGCTCCACCCGGCTTTCGAAGCCTTCGTTGCTGTAGATGGTGCCGGCTTCGCCGTTTTCCAGTTCGATATGCTGATAGTCGTTGTAGCCCAGACGCACGCGCAAGCTTTCCGCGAACTCCAGCGGATTATCAATTTCCGCCTTCATGTCGTAACGGGTCTGCTTCATATCGATGCGCACCTGCTCGGCGCCCTCTTCTTCCTCATGTTCATGCGCGCCCGGCGGCACGCCGTAATTATTGTCCAGATGATTGATCGAGAATCCGACAAAGCCGCGGTCGCCGATCAGCGAAAAACCGGCCGTGCCGCTGCGCGCCCGCGTGTTGGAATTGAGCAAACGACCCTCGCTGCTTTCCTCGTGCTCGTCATGCTCTTCTTCGACGATGGCTTCGTCTACCGCGCTCCCCGGAATCTGCAGATTGATGCTGTCGCGGTAAAAACCGTCCAAATGCCAAGCCAATATGCCTTTGCCGCCATCGAGCTTGAATGCCGTCGATTTGCCTTCGTTGACCGTGTTATAGCGCTGTTCGACGGCGCCCTCGACCATTGCTTCCGGCACAGCATCGGGAATGCGATTATCCAATACATTGACGACACCGCCGATCGCCCCGCTCCCATACAGCAAGGTTGCCGGCCCCCTGAGCACTTCGATGCGCTCCGCCCATAAGGATTCGGTGCTGTTGCCGTGATCGGGACTCAGCGACGACACATCAAGGCTGCCCAGGCCGTTCTGTAAGACATGCACCCGCGAGCCAGACTGTCCTCGTATCACCGGCTGACCGACACCGGGTCCGAACGACTGACTAGTGATGCCAGGTTCATTTTTCAAAGTTTCGCCGATCGTCGAAGCCGCCTTCATGCGGAGTTCATCGCCGCTCAGTATCGAAACAGGCAATGCGGTATTGGCCGTCGACTGGCTCAATGGCATGCTGATAATCAGATTATCGAGCTCCTGCACATGCTCGGATTCAGCATACCCCGGGTGACTTATTAATAAAGACAAACAAGCAAAAGAAGTTAAAGAAGTTAAAGAAGTTAAACGCAACATTGCAACACGACCCAACAATTCAGTCCATAAAAAAACTTTATGTTACAACATAACATTTAAAAAAGCGACCCAAAAAGGTGTACTCGCGCCGATCTAATTTGAAAGGGAATGGAATTTCTGGGAAAGCGGACGAAGAAGGTTTGACAAACATCACCAGTGCCCTAGCACTCAGTCATGGGCCGCACTAACTATTCAGTATAAAAATGCTGTAATTATTCAGCGTAGTTTTACTAAGAGGGAGTAGGTTATTGATTTATCGGGCTGTCTGCAACAGGCAGATTTTTTGCTCCTGCAAAATCTGCATTTCCATCGTCCCTGACGGTCAGACGTTGCAGTCAGAGCTTACATGGATGTATTCACCCAGCACCTAAATAAACGATGATGATTTATCGCAGCCATTAGCCTATGGAATTTAGGTGCTGGGTCAATATGTCCCTATAGGCTTGGATGCGACATCCCTGCCGCATACACTTCTTCCACAAGCAATTGATAGTAAAAGAAATATTTTCTCAGTATCAAGCTGAATAGTTACAAAGCATTTTTAGTTACACTTGATTGTGTTCAATATTCGAAGCCCGATTTTTCAGAAAACCATTCAGGTGCAAACTGTACCCGAAAAATCCCCCTTATAAACCTTATGCATGGGTTCTTT
Protein-coding sequences here:
- a CDS encoding Re/Si-specific NAD(P)(+) transhydrogenase subunit alpha: MKIGIPKEIHDGEKRVAATPEAAEKIIKLGFEVSVETGAGLGANITDDAYQEVGVKIIENAKSLWKNADIIMKVRAPERHPELATDEVELMHEGQVLISFIWPAQNEALMQKLADKKVTVLAMDSVPRMSRAQKMDALSSMANIAGYRAVVEASQHFGRFFTGQITAAGKIPPAKVLVIGAGVAGLAAIGAAKSMGAIVRAFDTRPEVKEQIESMDAEFLMLDFEEEGAGTGGYAKTMSKEFIEAEMALFARQAMDVDIIITTALIPGKPAPKLVTAGMVESMKNGSVIVDLAAEQGGNCALTEKDKVAVKHGVTIIGYTNLPSRLANQSSQLYATNLRHLLAELCPQKDGNLQIDMEDEVIRGATVIHDGNITWPPPPPKISAAPAPQTEAPAVKSEEAEPTAGPLAAIKPFLPLLIGALALFGIGSVAPPSFMSHFTVFVLACFIGYQVIWNVTPSLHTPLMSVTNAISGIIVIGALVQISAPGAMIAILSGLAILIASINIAGGFLVTRRMLEMFRK
- the pntB gene encoding Re/Si-specific NAD(P)(+) transhydrogenase subunit beta codes for the protein MSQGLVAMSYIAASILFILSLGGLSHQETARRGNYYGMIGMAIAIIATVLSDAVTAYTVLIVALLIGGFIGVKAALKVEMTQMPELVALMHSLVGMAAVLVGYANFMESSSVLSGVEKTIHEVEIYVGILIGAVTFSGSVIAFGKLCGKISGKPVLLPARHWLNLGLLLVAIWLGDWFLQAAETGGGALPLILMTVIALAFGVHMVMAIGGADMPVVVSMLNSYSGWAAAATGFMLSNDLLIVTGALVGSSGAILSYIMCRAMNRNFISVIAGGFGNAGGEAAEVEGEVQPIDVDETVQMLRDARNIIIIPGYGMAVAQAQHTVNEITKLLKKQGKNVRFGIHPVAGRMPGHMNVLLAEAKVPYDIVYEMDEINDDFPETDVSIVIGANDIVNPSAAEDPNSPIAGMPVLECWKGHATIVLKRSMASGYAGVGNPLFVHENTRMLFGDANDSLQAVLKGLQS
- a CDS encoding CobW family GTP-binding protein — protein: MNKIIDTAIAANLITGFLGVGKTTAIQALLDSKPADQTWAVLVNEFGEIGIDGSRLHGDNGENQGIFIRELPGGCLCCTAGVPFQVALNQLIKASRPDRLLIEPTGLGHPREVIAMLTSPPYTEVIDLKATLTLVDARKVIDPRYAEHDIFRQQLRVADRIIANKRDLYRDDDERRLLDYLQDLNLGHLPVETVIQGQLRYDWLLLPRHADNIDEPVHQHAPSLLDQPLSLAENDYRRIDNHGGGFYSSGWLFGRQVVFDYVTLHALLSVIDAERVKAIMRTDRGCYVFNSVDGVLTQSMLEHAEDSRIEVISRNREDWEDLQAGLLNARLNDQ
- a CDS encoding Fur family transcriptional regulator, producing the protein MPNNINQALDIAQSECSRSGMRLTDKRCNVLKILLQEAEPLSAYDIADRYRVAIGESLSAMSAYRMLDFLLQAGLAHKLETTNQYVACSHITCEHEHQVPQFLICDRCHTVKEVGLRKQLLNELKASIENTGFTLSSQQLELHGLCEQCRHQLDDEQDN
- a CDS encoding TonB-dependent receptor, which encodes MSLLISHPGYAESEHVQELDNLIISMPLSQSTANTALPVSILSGDELRMKAASTIGETLKNEPGITSQSFGPGVGQPVIRGQSGSRVHVLQNGLGSLDVSSLSPDHGNSTESLWAERIEVLRGPATLLYGSGAIGGVVNVLDNRIPDAVPEAMVEGAVEQRYNTVNEGKSTAFKLDGGKGILAWHLDGFYRDSINLQIPGSAVDEAIVEEEHDEHEESSEGRLLNSNTRARSGTAGFSLIGDRGFVGFSINHLDNNYGVPPGAHEHEEEEGAEQVRIDMKQTRYDMKAEIDNPLEFAESLRVRLGYNDYQHIELENGEAGTIYSNEGFESRVELVQKPWAFFDHGVFGVQSKNSEFSALGDEAVVPKSDIDSFGIFTVQDIHTEHVTYEMGMRVEQQWIDPVDRAESSHTPVSFSTSAIWSVTDQDSIKLTFSRSQRAPDIQELFSNGPHLATASYEIGDAGLIEETSHNLELGIHIDREWLQADFNLYQNWVQDYITQINNGLFFDHDAETISAVCGGDCLPVFQSQQKDAEFQGFEAQVTIPLWRSDYGQLDSQFFGDYVRGRFSDGSDIPRMPPLRYGMELAWKNSDWTANIRMTRAERQDNPGLNEAETDGYWSLNAGANYRLSVTEHADMLLFVKANNLLDDDIRNAVSYLRNVAPEAGRGAEMGVRIEF